The genomic window CTGCAGCTTCTACTGTAAGCTTCTATTGtagacaattatttttattatcttatactTTTGATCacattcaataattttatagtatATTTCTACTTTTAGATAGGTTATAAAGAAGGCATAGAAGATGGAGAAGAATCGGTGTTCCAAGAAGGATTTGATATGGGTTATAAAGATGCTTTCAATATAGCATTTATGCTAGGAAAATATAAAGGACTAATTAGTTCTACACAACAAAATGTGGAACTCTCTtcgtttgtaaaaaatatactccATGAAACTAAAAAGGGCATATGTTACATATGCAATGAAGAATCGCAAAGTAAAGATATTAATGAACGGACAGAAGATATACCATTTATAGATCTTgtagaaaagcaaaaaacatATTCTAAGAATGTTATTAAAACATTACATAAAAATCTTGAATTgattatgataaaaaacaatatcgaTGTCCAAAAATTAGCCCtgaatatataacttttatatctattttaagaaaatataggaTAAACATTGCAcagaatttttttgttaataagtTTATATTGACACGAATGACGTTCTTATATTAGCAGTAAATAAAGAGTAAGAtgtgtaaataatttcttttttataaatataatccttCGGGTGAACCTTCCTTTTTACGATACAGAACACTTTCTTTAGATTTTTTGAAATCATCACTCGTAACTTTCATACGGCGTTCACGTAATGCCATTAAACCAGCTTCAGTACATATAGcctaaaaagaaattgtttataattaacaatactGTGTCAAATAgagtattatacataaatatattataccttTATATCGGCACCAGATAAATCATCCTTTGCCATGATTAATTCTGCTAAATTTACGTCTGGTGCTAAGGTCATTCTACTAGTATGAATACTGAAAATCcttcttttagttttttcaTCTGGTAGCggaaattctatttttctatcaataCGTCCTGGTCTTATCAATGCTGGATCTAATGTCTCTATTCTATTGGTAGCCATAACAACTTTTACATCCCCCCTACTATCGAAACCTAGTTTATATCAAAcgaatattatagaaatatgacAAATATGGAACGTCAATAATAgttaaattacaattaatgTAATGATTACCATCAAGTTGATTTAAGAGTTCTAACATAGTCCTCtgaatttctctttccccACCACTATTACTATCATATCTTTTTGTTCCTACTGCATCAATTTCATCTATAAAAACTATGGATGGAGCATGTTCCTCTGCAACTCTAAATAATTCTCTTACAAGTTTGGGACCATCTcccaaatatttttgtatcagTTCAGAACCAACAACTCTAAGAAAAGTTGCAGATGTTTGATTAGCTACAGCCTTTGCCAGAAGTGTTTTACCCGTCCCAGGTGGTCCATAGAGTATAACTCCTTTAGGTGGTTTAATACCCATCTCTTCATAATATTCTGGATGAGTTAACGGCAATTCTACagattctttaatttcttgaaTTTGGGTATCAAGTcctaaaaaattttaagatataaaaatatttttcatgttaaattatgatacaatattatagaaaaatatatataagcttTTCAATGATTCAAAATCGATTGTATACCTCCAATATCTGCATATGTTTCTTGCGGtgctttttctaatttcattaCTGTAACCATAGGATCTGTGTCATCACCTAATACCCCTACTACAGCATGAACTTTATGATTCAATAATACAGAACAACCAGGTTCTAACTGATCTTTATCaacaaatgataaaattgataCATAGTGTTCCGATCCAACAGAAGTAGAAACTATAGCATGGTTATCATCGATGATTTCTTCTAATGTTCCAACGGACATTGGTGTTCCACGAAGATCATCTACTTTTgacctttcttcttcatttttctcttcctgtGGCTTTAGGCGTTCTTGATTCCTAATAAATTCTTCTTCCATAAgcaaataatcttttatacgTTCAAGCTTTAAAAGTTTCAATCTACAACGCGTATGAGGTGTTACTTGAGGTAATTTTAAAGCTGCATCTGGACCTTTAGtacgtctcttcttttttcctactcTTGTAGGTATAGGTGGttcatatttcttctttttatctttatcatcTTTCTTGTCTCCACCTGTACCTCCACTACCAGATTGATTTTGTCCCTACAGAAAACATATCGTAttaaagtatttattattcaagaattaaaactattttattaattttatttctaatatgtgacaaaataatagattttattcGTGTCACCAATTCTTACAATTAAcctaaaatttttacaatgctatatatttttgacaaaattagaatacgtacacgtaaaaaatatttctttcgtttaaattatatcctatttataaaaaatgatattatttttagcgCTAATAATCACAATTTTGACAACTTACCATTTTTAATCAACCTCACAACACTATGAAAAACGGCGAAGTCATTCATAGGAATGGCGTTTACAGTGAACGGCAGTATTATATACTAAACGATTCGTTTACAATAAGTTGTGCTATGATTGGTTCAACTCAGACCAATCacgaatgataaattaaataactttttcaatttgtttcatttatttaatacgaattttattGTGTACTACGCATTTCATTTCATCAAgttgttaaaaaattgatattaaaacgtaagtgaacaaatatatattaatattatattattatttaattctttgtatatgaaatatatattatgttaaagggaattatttcaatttataaaacattaaaaaaaattaatcttttgttTGCATTTATTTCAAGTGCAAAAGTTGTGTcgtgtacatataaatatgtgcgAATCTTATTTccatttaatgaaatatgtgCACAATATACGACATGAATG from Vespula vulgaris chromosome 13, iyVesVulg1.1, whole genome shotgun sequence includes these protein-coding regions:
- the LOC127068620 gene encoding uncharacterized protein LOC127068620 yields the protein MENRLNTLTDSSDKQTLKDEDLFIGYKNWNRLITAASTIGYKEGIEDGEESVFQEGFDMGYKDAFNIAFMLGKYKGLISSTQQNVELSSFVKNILHETKKGICYICNEESQSKDINERTEDIPFIDLVEKQKTYSKNVIKTLHKNLELIMIKNNIDVQKLALNI
- the LOC127068618 gene encoding 26S proteasome regulatory subunit 4; the protein is MGQNQSGSGGTGGDKKDDKDKKKKYEPPIPTRVGKKKRRTKGPDAALKLPQVTPHTRCRLKLLKLERIKDYLLMEEEFIRNQERLKPQEEKNEEERSKVDDLRGTPMSVGTLEEIIDDNHAIVSTSVGSEHYVSILSFVDKDQLEPGCSVLLNHKVHAVVGVLGDDTDPMVTVMKLEKAPQETYADIGGLDTQIQEIKESVELPLTHPEYYEEMGIKPPKGVILYGPPGTGKTLLAKAVANQTSATFLRVVGSELIQKYLGDGPKLVRELFRVAEEHAPSIVFIDEIDAVGTKRYDSNSGGEREIQRTMLELLNQLDGFDSRGDVKVVMATNRIETLDPALIRPGRIDRKIEFPLPDEKTKRRIFSIHTSRMTLAPDVNLAELIMAKDDLSGADIKAICTEAGLMALRERRMKVTSDDFKKSKESVLYRKKEGSPEGLYL